In Caloenas nicobarica isolate bCalNic1 chromosome 27, bCalNic1.hap1, whole genome shotgun sequence, one DNA window encodes the following:
- the LOC135998999 gene encoding perilipin-3-like isoform X1: MASEKSTKKDLLKAEEQEQASVVNRVTSLPLLSSAFNLVSSAYSHTKETHPCFSGVCNVAETVAAVAVGSVVGGAQPILNQLESQIALINEYACKGLDQLEENLPFLQQPADKVISDTKQLVSTKVVSAMDAACEAKEAMADKVTEAVDLTKNVVGDSVKLTRSVVTSTVHSAVEVAQGAKDLVTHKVTEAVDLTKHMVEDSVGLTKSAVASTIVNAVEAAQGAKDLVTHKVTEAVDLSKHLVEDSVGLTKSAVASTITAAVGAAQGAKDLVTNKVTEAVDLSKHLVEDSVELTKSAVASTIVNAMEAAQGAKDLVTVKVTEAVDLTKGAVQDGVEKTKSMVTSTVTTALDAAYGTISSKINTALEQSREAIQEGVEKTNLVVNNSIGKAKAVSQAVAGGVESVLGMSEDLVDHYLPMTEEELGKLATAVEGSGMASVEEQKQQRSYFVRLGSLSNKVRRRAYRHSLNKLQHIKQRTQDTLSRLQLAIKLIESVKQEVGQRLLDGQEKLHRLWVDWCLTQPKGIQVKTASQAEQVESRTLAMLHIITQQLQPVYENLKTSIQGLPSNIQEAVYQATRNIHKLHSSFASAMSFQDLSSTTLSQSQDYVVEARRSLDDLFEYVSQNTPLNWLVGPFRARAKSSQDSRKQQKKNRVTDIKSPTLETATPSKEETKTPEEPKGANVTLGEGCGMLEKLEEKAEKDTEVALAAKEVKTNAPEEDL, translated from the exons ATGGCATCAGAAAAGAGCACAAAAAAAGACCTGCTGAAGGCTGAGGAACAGGAGCAAGCG AGTGTTGTCAACCGGGTAACCAGCTTGCCCTTGCTCAGCTCTGCGTTCAACCTGGTCTCATCTGCCTACAGCCACACCAAGGAGACGCATCCTTGCTTCAGCGGTGTCTGCAATGTGGCCGAGACCGTGGCTGCGGTGGCAGTGGGCAGCGTGGTTGGTGGGGCGCAGCCCATCCTGAACCAACTTGAGTCACAGA TTGCACTCATAAATGAATATGCCTGTAAAGGACTGGATCAACTGGAGGAGAACTTGCCTTTTCTTCAACAGCCAGCAGATAAG GTCATCTCAGACACCAAGCAGCTGGTTTCCACCAAGGTGGTATCTGCTATGGATGCTGCCTGTGAGGCGAAGGAAGCAATGGCTGATAAAGTGACTGAAGCTGTGGACCTCACTAAAAATGTTGTTGGGGATAGTGTCAAGCTGACCAGGTCAGTGGTCACCTCCACTGTCCACAGTGCTGTGGAGGTTGCCCAGGGTGCCAAGGACCTTGTGACCCACAAGGTGACCGAGGCAGTGGATCTGACGAAACACATGGTGGAGGACAGCGTTGGACTGACCAAGTCTGCGGTTGCTTCTACTATTGTGAATGCCGTGGAGGCTGCTCAAGGTGCCAAGGACCTTGTGACTCACAAGGTGACCGAGGCGGTGGACCTCAGTAAACATCTCGTGGAGGACAGTGTTGGACTGACCAAGTCTGCGGTTGCTTCTACTATTACTGCTGCTGTAGGGGCTGCGCAGGGTGCCAAGGACCTTGTGACTAACAAGGTGACCGAAGCAGTGGACCTCAGTAAACATCTCGTGGAGGACAGTGTTGAATTGACCAAGTCTGCAGTCGCTTCTACTATTGTCAATGCCATGGAAGCTGCTCAGGGTGCCAAGGACCTTGTGACTGTCAAGGTGACAGAGGCGGTGGACCTGACCAAAGGGGCTGTTCAGGATGGTGTTGAGAAGACCAAATCAATGGTCACTTCTACAGTCACTACAGCTCTGGATGCTGCATATGGCACCATAagtagcaaaataaatacagccttggagcagagcagagaggccaTCCAGGAAGGAGTGGAGAAGACCAATTTGGTGGTGAACAACAGCATCGGCAAAGCCAAGGCTGTGAGCCAGGCagtggcaggtggggtggaaTCTGTCCTGGGTATGTCGGAAGATCTGGTGGATCACTACCTCCCGATGACCGAGGAGGAACTAG GTAAGCTGGCCACTGCCGTGGAGGGATCTGGTATGGCTTCTGTGGAGGAGCAGAAACAGCAACGGAGTTACTTTGTGCGTCTGGGCTCCCTCTCTAACAAAGTTCGCCGCCGAGCCTATCGCCACTCCCTGAACAAATTGCAGCACATTAAGCAGCGCACCCAGGATACTCTCTCACGACTACAGCTGGCAATAAAACTG ATTGAATCTGTGAAACAAGAGGTTGGCCAGAGGCTTCTGGACGGGCAGGAGAAGCTCCATCGGCTGTGGGTGGACTGGTGCCTGACCCAACCCAAAGGAATCCAAGTTAAAACTGCCTCCCAAGCAGAG CAGGTAGAGTCACGGACTCTAGCTATGCTGCACATCATCACCCAGCAGCTACAGCCTGTTTACGAGAATCTGAAAACCAGCATCCAAGGCCTCCCCAGCAACATCCAAGAAGCTGTGTACCAGGCCACTCGAAATATCCACAAGCTCCACAGTTCTTTTGCCAGTGCTATGTCTTTCCAGGACCTCTCCAGCACCACCCTGAGCCAGAGCCAGGACTATGTGGTGGAAGCCCGAAGGTCCCTAGATGACCTGTTTGAGTACGTATCTCAGAACACCCCCCTGAACTggcttgtgggtcccttccgaGCCAGAGCTAAATCATCACAggacagcagaaagcagcagaagaaaaatagagtGACTGATATCAAATCACCCACGTTGGAAACAGCTACACCGTCAAAGGAGGAGACTAAGACACCCGAAGAACCAAAGGGAGCAAACGTGACCCTGGGGGAAGGGTGTGGAatgctggagaagctggaagagaaggcagagaaagacACAGAGGTGGCGCTGGCTGCAAAGGAGGTAAAAACTAATGCACCAGAGGAAGATCTCTGA
- the TICAM1 gene encoding TIR domain-containing adapter molecule 1 isoform X1 produces MAQSTELQPNFEDMFNFLSQMPEDKLLSNTSTETQGVSLNSIPAEDQDTHSSAISRGPGDKFQMLRSHGGVGFLPTASPNYVVRSSPVQIGGNSDLSGPRTLRSSGSPSVPSCFEVSASPTVVFDTHERVPPPSQPCEGSTGAAGQPDRDRRSHGLQETSSASRPNSHPGQDTGAQVPWPEEVLQVGSRCPTLPIPETQVRAPGAVNHPEESSDVSSTVAAEPRAPKERTEKKQDGKESSTGLPDLRATVDPGPAYTSRGDSYVPAGSSNSTSAPISTCPLPPTTYSFSSTLPSPLQRAPSNFSPPLHSLSCPAWPPPLQTVEPMPTSEPDSEERKFFTFVILHASEDEIVAHRVKNLLEKMGVPNGAMLCEDFSIAGRSHITCFQDALENSAFIILLLTKNFQCSLCTFQTDTALMESILNPSKRDSVIPFVPKENPLERSQFPRVLGTLMPLDENSPMFSRTVYNTFRSSRIKGRKAMWDLMQRKKLQLYKEQTLQKLAALNLGSLPEVTPSATRPLLPEQSPHQWGPHTPAPAGHPTPAPVGPSPFQPLQLPSGHNAAAGAGVPALIIQHARMVQIGNHNVMQVETVAADAQDREGDTRGAAGQPRPDTQT; encoded by the coding sequence ATGGCACAGAGCACTGAGCTCCAGCCAAACTTTGAGGACATGTTTAATTTTCTATCCCAGATGCCAGAAGATAAACTCCTCAGCAACACCAGCACGGAGACTCAGGGGGTGTCGCTCAACAGCATCCCAGCTGAGGACCAGGACACCCACAGCTCTGCCATCAGCAGGGGCCCAGGTGACAAATTCCAGATGCTGAGATCTCACGGGGGCGTAGGATTTCTCCCGACGGCCAGCCCAAACTATGTGGTGAGGAGTTCCCCGGTGCAGATTGGAGGCAACTCGGACCTTTCAGGCCCACGAACCCTGCGTTCCTCAGGGAGTCCCTCGGTCCCCAGCTGCTTTGAAGTCAGCGCATCGCCAACAGTTGTTTTTGACACCCACGAGCGTGTCCCCCCGCCCAGCCAGCCGTGCGAAGGGAGCACCGGCGCTGCTGGACAGCCTGACAGGGACAGACGGAGCCACGGCCTGCAGGAAACAAGCTCGGCCAGCAGACCCAACTCTCACCCCGGGCAGGACACAGGTGCCCAAGTCCCCTGGCCAGAGGAGGTTCTGCAGGTCGGTTCACGTTGCCCAACTCTCCCCATTCCTGAGACGCAGGTGCGTGCACCGGGTGCTGTGAACCACCCTGAAGAAAGCAGTGATGTTTCCAGCACAGTGGCAGCAGAACCTCGTGCACCAAAAGAACgcacagagaaaaagcaagacGGAAAAGAATCATCTACAGGCCTTCCTGACTTGAGAGCTACAGTGGATCCTGGTCCTGCCTACACGTCCAGGGGGGACTCATATGTTCCAGCAGGCAGTTCTAACTCCACATCTGCTCCCATTTCAACCTGTCCCCTTCCTCCTACTACTTATTCCTTCTCCTCaacccttccctctcctcttcagAGAGCTCCTTCCAacttctcccctcccctccactCATTgtcctgtccagcctggcctcctcctCTCCAAACTGTGGAACCAATGCCCACATCAGAGCCAGACAGTGAAGAGAGGAAGTTCTTCACTTTTGTCATCCTACACGCTAGTGAAGATGAGATTGTTGCCCACCGGGTCAAGAACCTGCTGGAGAAGATGGGTGTTCCCAACGGTGCCATGCTCTGCGAGGACTTCTCCATCGCTGGCCGCAGCCATATCACTTGCTTCCAGGATGCTCTGGAAAACTCGGCGTTCATCATCCTTCTGCTGACCAAGAACTTCCAGTGCAGCCTGTGCACGTTCCAGACAGACACTGCTCTGATGGAGTCCATCCTGAACCCATCCAAGCGCGACTCCGTCATCCCTTTTGTGCCCAAGGAGAACCCGCTGGAGCGGAGTCAGTTTCCCAGGGTGCTTGGCACGCTCATGCCCTTGGATGAGAACTCTCCCATGTTCTCCAGGACTGTGTACAACACcttcaggagcagcaggatCAAAGGGAGAAAAGCCATGTGGGACCtgatgcagagaaagaaactaCAGCTGTACAAGGAGCAAACTCTGCAGAAATTAGCTGCTCTGAACCTGGGCTCCCTTCCTGAGGTGACTCCATCAGCAACACGGCCGCTGCTGCCGGAGCAATCACCTCACCAGTGGGGTCCCCACACTCCGGCCCCCGCCGGGCACCCCACGCCTGCTCCGGTGGGTCCCTCTCCTTTCCAACCACTCCAGCTCCCCTCGGGCCACAATGCGGCGGCGGGTGCAGGTGTCCCAGCCCTCATCATCCAACACGCTCGAATGGTGCAGATCGGGAACCACAACGTCATGCAGGTGGAAACTGTCGCAGCGGATGCACAGGACAGGGAGGGTGACACCAGAGGTGCAGCAGGTCAGCCAAGGCCAGACACTCAGACTTAG
- the FEM1A gene encoding protein fem-1 homolog A, with amino-acid sequence MDLRTAVYNAARDGKLKLLQKLLGSRSREELEALTAGPGGGDGPGGGSTPLLIAARHGHLEVVEYLLDHCGARVEEGGSVSFDGETIEGAPPLWAASAAGHLRVVRSLLDHGASVNQTTLTNSTPLRAACFDGHLDIVRYLVGERGADLEVANRHGHTCLMISCYKGHREIARYLLEKGADVNRRSVKGNTALHDCAESGSLEILQLLLRSKARMEKDGYGMTPLLAASVTGHTNIVEYLIQGGLQQEEEEAAGSQNGSCASGGSRQRCCSAGKETPQGCDEETCCASASSQDEQQVPNVFCTREAAVEALELLGATFVDKKRDLLGAHRYWRRAMELRCEGGQYLPKPEPRQLVLAYDYSREVSSLEELEALITDPDEMRMQALLIRERILGPSHPDTSYYIRYRGAVYADSGNFERCINLWKYALDMQQGNLEPLSPMTASSFLSFAELFSYVLQDRSKGTLATHLGFSDLMGVLSKGVREVERALVHGKDPVVDSAQFTKTLAIILHLVFLLEKVECTPEQEHQKRQTIYRLLKCSPRAKNGFTPLHMAVDRDTTTVGRYPVGKFPSLHVVNLLLECGADPDSRDYDNNTPLHVAARNNCPLIMSALMEAGAHMDATNAFKQTAYELLDEKLLTKSMMQPFNYITLQCLAARALDKHKIPYKGFIPEELEAFIELH; translated from the coding sequence ATGGACCTGCGCACGGCCGTGTACAACGCGGCCCGCGATGggaagctgaagctgctgcagaagctgctgggCAGCCGGAGCCGGGAGGAGCTGGAGGCCTTgacggcggggccgggcgggggtgACGGCCCCGGGGGAGGGAGCACCCCGCTGCTGATCGCCGCCCGGCACGGGCACCTGGAGGTGGTGGAGTACCTGCTGGATCACTGCGGGGCCCGCGTGGAGGAGGGCGGCTCGGTCAGCTTCGACGGGGAGACCATCGAGGGGGCCCCGCCGCTCTGGGCCGCCTCGGCCGCCGGGCACCTGCGCGTGGTTCGCAGCCTCCTGGACCACGGCGCCTCGGTGAACCAGACCACGCTGACCAACTCCACGCCGCTGCGCGCCGCCTGCTTCGACGGGCACCTGGACATCGTGCGCTACTTGGTCGGGGAACGCGGGGCCGACCTGGAAGTCGCCAACCGGCACGGACACACGTGCCTGATGATTTCTTGCTACAAAGGGCACCGGGAAATCGCGCGGTACTTGCTAGAGAAAGGGGCCGATGTCAACCGGCGCAGCGTGAAGGGGAACACGGCGCTGCACGACTGCGCTGAGTCCGGCAGCCTGGAgatcctgcagctgctgctccgcTCCAAAGCCCGCATGGAGAAGGATGGCTACGGCATGACCCCGCTGCTCGCGGCCAGCGTCACCGGCCACACCAACATCGTGGAGTACCTCATCCAaggggggctgcagcaggaggaggaggaggctgcagggagcCAAAACGGCTCCTGTGCCTCAGGTGGGAGCCGTCAGAGGTGCTGCAGTGCCGGCAAGGAAACCCCTCAGGGCTGCGATGAAGAGACGTGTTGCGCTTCAGCTTCCAGTCAGGATGAACAGCAGGTCCCAAACGTCTTCTGCACTCGAGAGGCTGCTGTGGAAGCGCTGGAGTTGCTGGGGGCTACGTTTGTGGATAAGAAACGTGACCTTTTGGGAGCCCACAGGTACTGGCGAAGGGCGATGGAGCTTCGGTGTGAGGGTGGGCAGTACCTGCCCAAACCCGAGCCCCGGCAGCTGGTGTTGGCCTACGACTATTCCCGGGAGGTGAGTTctctggaggagctggaagccctgATCACTGATCCGGATGAGATGCGCATGCAGGCGCTGCTGATCAGAGAGCGCATCCTGGGCCCTTCCCACCCAGACACGTCCTATTACATCCGTTACCGAGGAGCGGTCTACGCCGACTCTGGCAACTTCGAGCGCTGCATTAACCTGTGGAAATACGCTCTGGACATGCAGCAAGGCAACCTGGAGCCTCTCAGCCCCATGACTGCCAgcagtttcctttcctttgctgagCTTTTCTCTTACGTGCTTCAAGATCGCTCCAAAGGCACTTTAGCTACTCACTTGGGCTTCTCGGACCTGATGGGAGTGCTGAGCAAAGGGGTCCGGGAGGTGGAGAGGGCGCTCGTGCACGGCAAGGACCCTGTAGTCGACTCGGCGCAGTTCACCAAGACACTGGCCATTATCCTCCACCTGGTTTTCTTGCTGGAGAAGGTAGAGTGCAccccggagcaggaacaccagAAGCGCCAGACTATCTACCGCCTGCTAAAGTGCAGCCCCCGGGCCAAGAATGGTTTCACTCCTTTGCACATGGCTGTGGACAGAGATACCACGACAGTGGGACGTTATCCCGTGGGCAAGTTCCCGTCGCTCCACGTTGTCAACTTGCTTCTGGAGTGCGGGGCTGACCCCGACAGCCGCGACTACGACAACAACACCCCACTGCACGTCGCTGCCCGCAACAACTGCCCGCTGATCATGAGCGCCCTGATGGAGGCCGGAGCCCACATGGATGCCACCAACGCCTTTAAGCAGACGGCGTATGAGCTGCTGGATGAGAAGCTGCTCACCAAGAGCATGATGCAGCCCTTCAACTACATCACCCTCCAGTGCCTTGCTGCTCGCGCCCTAGACAAGCACAAGATTCCCTACAAGGGTTTCATCcctgaggagctggaagcctTCATTGAACTGCACTAG
- the TICAM1 gene encoding TIR domain-containing adapter molecule 1 isoform X2, whose product MPEDKLLSNTSTETQGVSLNSIPAEDQDTHSSAISRGPGDKFQMLRSHGGVGFLPTASPNYVVRSSPVQIGGNSDLSGPRTLRSSGSPSVPSCFEVSASPTVVFDTHERVPPPSQPCEGSTGAAGQPDRDRRSHGLQETSSASRPNSHPGQDTGAQVPWPEEVLQVGSRCPTLPIPETQVRAPGAVNHPEESSDVSSTVAAEPRAPKERTEKKQDGKESSTGLPDLRATVDPGPAYTSRGDSYVPAGSSNSTSAPISTCPLPPTTYSFSSTLPSPLQRAPSNFSPPLHSLSCPAWPPPLQTVEPMPTSEPDSEERKFFTFVILHASEDEIVAHRVKNLLEKMGVPNGAMLCEDFSIAGRSHITCFQDALENSAFIILLLTKNFQCSLCTFQTDTALMESILNPSKRDSVIPFVPKENPLERSQFPRVLGTLMPLDENSPMFSRTVYNTFRSSRIKGRKAMWDLMQRKKLQLYKEQTLQKLAALNLGSLPEVTPSATRPLLPEQSPHQWGPHTPAPAGHPTPAPVGPSPFQPLQLPSGHNAAAGAGVPALIIQHARMVQIGNHNVMQVETVAADAQDREGDTRGAAGQPRPDTQT is encoded by the coding sequence ATGCCAGAAGATAAACTCCTCAGCAACACCAGCACGGAGACTCAGGGGGTGTCGCTCAACAGCATCCCAGCTGAGGACCAGGACACCCACAGCTCTGCCATCAGCAGGGGCCCAGGTGACAAATTCCAGATGCTGAGATCTCACGGGGGCGTAGGATTTCTCCCGACGGCCAGCCCAAACTATGTGGTGAGGAGTTCCCCGGTGCAGATTGGAGGCAACTCGGACCTTTCAGGCCCACGAACCCTGCGTTCCTCAGGGAGTCCCTCGGTCCCCAGCTGCTTTGAAGTCAGCGCATCGCCAACAGTTGTTTTTGACACCCACGAGCGTGTCCCCCCGCCCAGCCAGCCGTGCGAAGGGAGCACCGGCGCTGCTGGACAGCCTGACAGGGACAGACGGAGCCACGGCCTGCAGGAAACAAGCTCGGCCAGCAGACCCAACTCTCACCCCGGGCAGGACACAGGTGCCCAAGTCCCCTGGCCAGAGGAGGTTCTGCAGGTCGGTTCACGTTGCCCAACTCTCCCCATTCCTGAGACGCAGGTGCGTGCACCGGGTGCTGTGAACCACCCTGAAGAAAGCAGTGATGTTTCCAGCACAGTGGCAGCAGAACCTCGTGCACCAAAAGAACgcacagagaaaaagcaagacGGAAAAGAATCATCTACAGGCCTTCCTGACTTGAGAGCTACAGTGGATCCTGGTCCTGCCTACACGTCCAGGGGGGACTCATATGTTCCAGCAGGCAGTTCTAACTCCACATCTGCTCCCATTTCAACCTGTCCCCTTCCTCCTACTACTTATTCCTTCTCCTCaacccttccctctcctcttcagAGAGCTCCTTCCAacttctcccctcccctccactCATTgtcctgtccagcctggcctcctcctCTCCAAACTGTGGAACCAATGCCCACATCAGAGCCAGACAGTGAAGAGAGGAAGTTCTTCACTTTTGTCATCCTACACGCTAGTGAAGATGAGATTGTTGCCCACCGGGTCAAGAACCTGCTGGAGAAGATGGGTGTTCCCAACGGTGCCATGCTCTGCGAGGACTTCTCCATCGCTGGCCGCAGCCATATCACTTGCTTCCAGGATGCTCTGGAAAACTCGGCGTTCATCATCCTTCTGCTGACCAAGAACTTCCAGTGCAGCCTGTGCACGTTCCAGACAGACACTGCTCTGATGGAGTCCATCCTGAACCCATCCAAGCGCGACTCCGTCATCCCTTTTGTGCCCAAGGAGAACCCGCTGGAGCGGAGTCAGTTTCCCAGGGTGCTTGGCACGCTCATGCCCTTGGATGAGAACTCTCCCATGTTCTCCAGGACTGTGTACAACACcttcaggagcagcaggatCAAAGGGAGAAAAGCCATGTGGGACCtgatgcagagaaagaaactaCAGCTGTACAAGGAGCAAACTCTGCAGAAATTAGCTGCTCTGAACCTGGGCTCCCTTCCTGAGGTGACTCCATCAGCAACACGGCCGCTGCTGCCGGAGCAATCACCTCACCAGTGGGGTCCCCACACTCCGGCCCCCGCCGGGCACCCCACGCCTGCTCCGGTGGGTCCCTCTCCTTTCCAACCACTCCAGCTCCCCTCGGGCCACAATGCGGCGGCGGGTGCAGGTGTCCCAGCCCTCATCATCCAACACGCTCGAATGGTGCAGATCGGGAACCACAACGTCATGCAGGTGGAAACTGTCGCAGCGGATGCACAGGACAGGGAGGGTGACACCAGAGGTGCAGCAGGTCAGCCAAGGCCAGACACTCAGACTTAG
- the LOC135998999 gene encoding perilipin-3-like isoform X2: MASEKSTKKDLLKAEEQEQASVVNRVTSLPLLSSAFNLVSSAYSHTKETHPCFSGVCNVAETVAAVAVGSVVGGAQPILNQLESQIALINEYACKGLDQLEENLPFLQQPADKVISDTKQLVSTKVVSAMDAACEAKEAMADKVTEAVDLTKNVVGDSVKLTRSVVTSTVHSAVEVAQGAKDLVTHKVTEAVDLTKHMVEDSVGLTKSAVASTIVNAVEAAQGAKDLVTHKVTEAVDLSKHLVEDSVGLTKSAVASTITAAVGAAQGAKDLVTNKVTEAVDLSKHLVEDSVELTKSAVASTIVNAMEAAQGAKDLVTVKVTEAVDLTKGAVQDGVEKTKSMVTSTVTTALDAAYGTISSKINTALEQSREAIQEGVEKTNLVVNNSIGKAKAVSQAVAGGVESVLGMSEDLVDHYLPMTEEELGKLATAVEGSGMASVEEQKQQRSYFVRLGSLSNKVRRRAYRHSLNKLQHIKQRTQDTLSRLQLAIKLIESVKQEVGQRLLDGQEKLHRLWVDWCLTQPKGIQVKTASQAEVESRTLAMLHIITQQLQPVYENLKTSIQGLPSNIQEAVYQATRNIHKLHSSFASAMSFQDLSSTTLSQSQDYVVEARRSLDDLFEYVSQNTPLNWLVGPFRARAKSSQDSRKQQKKNRVTDIKSPTLETATPSKEETKTPEEPKGANVTLGEGCGMLEKLEEKAEKDTEVALAAKEVKTNAPEEDL, translated from the exons ATGGCATCAGAAAAGAGCACAAAAAAAGACCTGCTGAAGGCTGAGGAACAGGAGCAAGCG AGTGTTGTCAACCGGGTAACCAGCTTGCCCTTGCTCAGCTCTGCGTTCAACCTGGTCTCATCTGCCTACAGCCACACCAAGGAGACGCATCCTTGCTTCAGCGGTGTCTGCAATGTGGCCGAGACCGTGGCTGCGGTGGCAGTGGGCAGCGTGGTTGGTGGGGCGCAGCCCATCCTGAACCAACTTGAGTCACAGA TTGCACTCATAAATGAATATGCCTGTAAAGGACTGGATCAACTGGAGGAGAACTTGCCTTTTCTTCAACAGCCAGCAGATAAG GTCATCTCAGACACCAAGCAGCTGGTTTCCACCAAGGTGGTATCTGCTATGGATGCTGCCTGTGAGGCGAAGGAAGCAATGGCTGATAAAGTGACTGAAGCTGTGGACCTCACTAAAAATGTTGTTGGGGATAGTGTCAAGCTGACCAGGTCAGTGGTCACCTCCACTGTCCACAGTGCTGTGGAGGTTGCCCAGGGTGCCAAGGACCTTGTGACCCACAAGGTGACCGAGGCAGTGGATCTGACGAAACACATGGTGGAGGACAGCGTTGGACTGACCAAGTCTGCGGTTGCTTCTACTATTGTGAATGCCGTGGAGGCTGCTCAAGGTGCCAAGGACCTTGTGACTCACAAGGTGACCGAGGCGGTGGACCTCAGTAAACATCTCGTGGAGGACAGTGTTGGACTGACCAAGTCTGCGGTTGCTTCTACTATTACTGCTGCTGTAGGGGCTGCGCAGGGTGCCAAGGACCTTGTGACTAACAAGGTGACCGAAGCAGTGGACCTCAGTAAACATCTCGTGGAGGACAGTGTTGAATTGACCAAGTCTGCAGTCGCTTCTACTATTGTCAATGCCATGGAAGCTGCTCAGGGTGCCAAGGACCTTGTGACTGTCAAGGTGACAGAGGCGGTGGACCTGACCAAAGGGGCTGTTCAGGATGGTGTTGAGAAGACCAAATCAATGGTCACTTCTACAGTCACTACAGCTCTGGATGCTGCATATGGCACCATAagtagcaaaataaatacagccttggagcagagcagagaggccaTCCAGGAAGGAGTGGAGAAGACCAATTTGGTGGTGAACAACAGCATCGGCAAAGCCAAGGCTGTGAGCCAGGCagtggcaggtggggtggaaTCTGTCCTGGGTATGTCGGAAGATCTGGTGGATCACTACCTCCCGATGACCGAGGAGGAACTAG GTAAGCTGGCCACTGCCGTGGAGGGATCTGGTATGGCTTCTGTGGAGGAGCAGAAACAGCAACGGAGTTACTTTGTGCGTCTGGGCTCCCTCTCTAACAAAGTTCGCCGCCGAGCCTATCGCCACTCCCTGAACAAATTGCAGCACATTAAGCAGCGCACCCAGGATACTCTCTCACGACTACAGCTGGCAATAAAACTG ATTGAATCTGTGAAACAAGAGGTTGGCCAGAGGCTTCTGGACGGGCAGGAGAAGCTCCATCGGCTGTGGGTGGACTGGTGCCTGACCCAACCCAAAGGAATCCAAGTTAAAACTGCCTCCCAAGCAGAG GTAGAGTCACGGACTCTAGCTATGCTGCACATCATCACCCAGCAGCTACAGCCTGTTTACGAGAATCTGAAAACCAGCATCCAAGGCCTCCCCAGCAACATCCAAGAAGCTGTGTACCAGGCCACTCGAAATATCCACAAGCTCCACAGTTCTTTTGCCAGTGCTATGTCTTTCCAGGACCTCTCCAGCACCACCCTGAGCCAGAGCCAGGACTATGTGGTGGAAGCCCGAAGGTCCCTAGATGACCTGTTTGAGTACGTATCTCAGAACACCCCCCTGAACTggcttgtgggtcccttccgaGCCAGAGCTAAATCATCACAggacagcagaaagcagcagaagaaaaatagagtGACTGATATCAAATCACCCACGTTGGAAACAGCTACACCGTCAAAGGAGGAGACTAAGACACCCGAAGAACCAAAGGGAGCAAACGTGACCCTGGGGGAAGGGTGTGGAatgctggagaagctggaagagaaggcagagaaagacACAGAGGTGGCGCTGGCTGCAAAGGAGGTAAAAACTAATGCACCAGAGGAAGATCTCTGA